aaattaatCTTTCCGCTCTACTAAACGGACCCCATTGTATGTTTGTAAATGGTTTAGACTAGCGCATATAATCCAGGGCATatgctttccttttcttttacaaaACAATCTGATTCGCAATTTTTGACCATATTAAACCGATTACAAAAATGTTAGAATAGTGAGAAATGTGATCTTTGGACGTTTTTGTCTGTTCATTCTACTTAAGTGTTTTGTCACACAGTAAGATGTtagttgtatttttttaatcctCGAATATATCAAAATACTCGTCCGATTTGTGGGAAAAATTTTCACAATCAATCATTTACAATTGGGAACATCGACCATTTTTGCAAAACTCACAAAAGATGTTAGAGATTTCTTGGCCAAAAGATTCCGACCAAAGAAGCTCTAACAATCAAATAGTCATAATCGGGATCATGATGCGGACGTGCATTCGGGAGAGTTGTCACAGGACAAAAATTCTATCCGAGTAAGGCACTACTCGTTATACTTCTACTCGGCCACTCGGGTCGGACCGAAATGGAGTACTATAGTAATGACACAATATTCAAGttgagaacaaaagaaaattacaataaGTCAATAACATCAAGTAATCTCAAGTTCCAAACCAGCTTTCCTCGTACAATCACCATATGTCATCAATCAATCTCTATATGGTTTGACTAATGAGAAGATGCATCAGTTATATATCCGAAATTCGGGTCTGTGTTTAAATAGAATAATATGATTTTTTGTGTTCAGACATTGACCCCATTTTAAatagataagatttttgtgtttggatcatAAATTCGATAATCAGGACGGGACATAAAACGTCATTGACTCTTTTTCATTAATCCGTATTGTCCTATAGAACGTATACCCATTAATTTCGAGGCCCAAGCATCTAGGCCCACCATCTTATTATTTGTTTCCCAAAATTCCTTCCTAAGAAAGAAATTaaggttgggacttgggagtgtGGGACTAAactaacagaaagaaaaaaagaaaaaagaaaaagaaacgtgATTTACGTGGGGTGAGCAAAGGCTGACTATTTATTTTTGCATATTAAAATAACTCACAAAAACGAGTAGATGAGATGAGGGGGGTCCACTTCAAAATCAATGGCCAATAATGAGCCTTGATCCCCACAACCTTTCTTGACAATCAGGTCCAGTGGTCCCACCCTAAATTAAATGAATAATACTTGATATCTCTAAAAAATTGACTCTAAAAGACCCCATTTAATTTGGAGCGTTGAATATGAAGTGAATcttatatgtatgtttttaatccATGGCTATTTtgatgtcacatagatttgagaaaCTTTTGGGACGATATTTTAGGGTTTCTATCATTGTCCAAATTAAAATTGGAAAACACgaacatttttattgaaaaacaCAGCTAGCTAAgctaatcaatattcaaatcTCATTTCTCTCAATTTGCAGTCTCTTCCCTTTTTTTCTCCCTTGTCTGCATTCCCGCACAGACCATTATGAGCTGGGTTTGGCTTTTGCATTTTATGGAGGAAACGGTTTAAGATAAGGGAGGTACATTCCTTTTCTATTCAACAAACTCTGTTAATCTGAGTCTTCTACTCTTTTATGTTCTCCATCAAAAATTATTACTTGATtagtcaacattttttttttaatcagaaaagtgaaaaacttggctgGTGGAATCTCAGCGAAGGAAGGCGGAAGGCGATCTCTTGAGATTTTGATCATGGCGGTTGCTGAAAATGCCGGTGCCAAAATTGAGTCCTCGAATCAGAATTTGGACAACACTGTAGTCTCATCGGACTCAAATGTACCAAACGATCttgaaaacccaaaacccaaaagCCATACCTCGATCAAGAGTACCAAAGACTCCAGCTTGCAGGCTCAAAACAATGATCAGAATTCCCATGGGAACTCTCATCACCAAGAGAGCACTGCCTCAGTGACAGCAAGCAATGGCAGCACCCTGAAGACCCAGATGGAGAACGGGCATGCGACGGCAAATCAGAGTGCTAATGGTGTGAAGGGGGTAGAAAATGGGGATGACGAGAGTTTTAAGGACGATATGAGCGATTCGGTTGAAATTTTGTCAAAGTTGAATCCCATGGCTCAAGAATTCGTGCCCCCTTCGCTGGCAAACAATCATCGCTATCTGGGTGGTACTGGCTTTGGATATTCTAACCATATTGTTGTTCAGACTAATTCTGGTGGCAACAATGGTCACCCTAATAGAAGGGTATGTGTGATTGTGATTTAGCCAGTTTTTAACAATTTCCCTGCTCTGTGTCTTGTTGCTGAGAAAATGATTGAAAATTAGCATCGAGAGTTGAGATTATTGATATTTGTCTTGTTGTCTTTGTTTCTGCAAATTGGATGACATAAACCGAGTAGTAAATCTATTTGCTTTTGTTTATGACTCTTGGTTCCTTCTTCTTATAGCTTTACAGCATGTGTTGGCTATTGAttttggtgtattctttttatttcttgtcaGAGGAATTATAATAGTCAAGGTAGGCACAGAATGAATGCTAGAACAAGTAGTGCACAGAGGGAAGATGTAATCAGGAGAACCATATATGTATCAGACATTGATCAACTGGTAAGGAGCTATATTTGGCTCATGTGTTTCTTTCTATTGCCGAGGTTGATTGGATATTGATGTTCCGCAATTAATTAAATGTGTTTCTTGTGTAGGTCACTGAAGAGCATCTTGCAAGTCTCTTCCTTAACTGTGGACCGgtatctgattttttttcctgctgaTATATCCCCTTTTATTCCAATAGCTGTAGTGTGTTTACTGAATGTTTCCTTGTCGTTTTGGGCCAAAGATCGTTGATTGTCGTATCTGTGGGGATCCTAATTCTGTTCTTCGCTTTGCCTTCATTGAGTTCACTGATGAAGGTACACGTATCAAGCAGTTGCAAAATTAATCATATAAATGAAATTAAATTAGTGATTGTGGCTTATAAAATGTAGTTACAGAAGGTGCAAGGGCTGCCTTAACTTTGTCTGGGACTATGCTTGGATACTACCCAGTTAGAGTGCTGCCCTCCAAAACTGCGATTGCGCCTGTTAACCCAACATTTTTGCCAAGGGTGAGGGATACATCCTTATTGGTGTTCCTTTCTGTGCTGAACCTGTCTAATTTGTCGTACTTAGGAACTGAGTTAATGTTGTAATTGTGCTTGTCTTAACCGTTTGTCAATTTGGTATCTAATGTTTTTATCATATACAGTCTGAAGATGAACGTGAGATGTGCTCAAGAACTGTGTATTGTGCAAGTATTGACAAGAAGGTAATTTGGAAGTAATTTATTATATCTTGGATGAAAATAGTTGGTTGTTATTTATAATGTAATTCCATTCAATTTTAAGTTATTTAGTATGCAATTAAGAGCCATATCTAATACGTCTTTCCTGATTTACATTTTTAATTGATGCAGGTCACACAAGCAGATGTCAAACTCTTTTTTGAATCACTTTGTGGAGAGGTTTGGGGTTGCTTGTGTAAAAGCCTAGTTGTGCTTTTTGTCCTTGAATTTGGACTATTTCTAAATACATCTTTGCCTGTTGTAGGTTCATCGATTGAGGTTGCTTGGAGACTATAATCATTCAACTCGTATTGCTTTTGTTGAGTTCGCAGTGGTAATTTTCTATTCGCTCTTGATCTGTGTCATGAATTTAAGGGATTGGAATCTTTTGTTTTGCGCATGTATACCATTTGTTGTTCTTATTGAACCCTACAACCTTTTGAAAAGGATGATGTTTCTATCTCCAACCTGAAAATTCTGTATTCTATACTGCATATGCCTCCTTATAACTACTAAGGGCCTTGTGTCAAATTTTGTTGATACTTTGTTGCGTCAAAATTATGTCTGCAGTTAAATTGCAACACCTTGGTTTTAAGCTGAATTCTAcctatgatttttgttttaagttAACATTTTGGAACTTAGCAGTTTAAATACACTTTCATGTTTAGTTCTCAATGCAATGATATATCTGTTGCTTTGGCACTTGTACAACTTTTATGCAGTGTATTATCATTATCTTCATGCACTCTTTAGCGTCTTAGCCCATTTCTCgcaacatcaacatcaacatcattacATTCTAAAATATTCCAAGTTAAACACCCTTCAAAATTGTGTTATCATGATCACATATATTGATTCTCGTAACCATATTTAGAAATTTTCCTAGGCCAATTTCCATTTCTTGACAATAGGTGTTTGCATGTTTTGAGTGGCTTTTGGTCGTTAAGAATATGGGAAATCAGAATTATTCTGGGAAAAAATGTTTTCAATGCGGATACCTCTTTAGTGATGTGATTAAGGACAGAAAGATAAGtgttgctttgattttctaCTGTTTCTGGCGCCCTTTATGTTACCTAATTTCTTGTTTTTAATTATATCTACTAGTGCATTTCAAAACCCTTTCAGTTGTATACAACTTCCCTTTTGGGTCATTTATCTTCTCCATTTTCCATTTCTTGATATGGTTTGTGGTTTCTGCATTCTTGACACATGGGAGATGAGCAACTAGAAAGTGAATGTACCTACATATATGCAGATTGAGGCCTCAGACCATG
This sequence is a window from Tripterygium wilfordii isolate XIE 37 chromosome 8, ASM1340144v1, whole genome shotgun sequence. Protein-coding genes within it:
- the LOC120003983 gene encoding polyadenylate-binding protein-interacting protein 10-like isoform X4 encodes the protein MAVAENAGAKIESSNQNLDNTVVSSDSNVPNDLENPKPKSHTSIKSTKDSSLQAQNNDQNSHGNSHHQESTASVTASNGSTLKTQMENGHATANQSANGVKGVENGDDESFKDDMSDSVEILSKLNPMAQEFVPPSLANNHRYLGGTGFGYSNHIVVQTNSGGNNGHPNRRRNYNSQGRHRMNARTSSAQREDVIRRTIYVSDIDQLVTEEHLASLFLNCGPIVDCRICGDPNSVLRFAFIEFTDEVTEGARAALTLSGTMLGYYPVRVLPSKTAIAPVNPTFLPRSEDEREMCSRTVYCASIDKKVTQADVKLFFESLCGEVHRLRLLGDYNHSTRIAFVEFAVFHEQL
- the LOC120003983 gene encoding polyadenylate-binding protein-interacting protein 12-like isoform X2, whose amino-acid sequence is MAVAENAGAKIESSNQNLDNTVVSSDSNVPNDLENPKPKSHTSIKSTKDSSLQAQNNDQNSHGNSHHQESTASVTASNGSTLKTQMENGHATANQSANGVKGVENGDDESFKDDMSDSVEILSKLNPMAQEFVPPSLANNHRYLGGTGFGYSNHIVVQTNSGGNNGHPNRRRNYNSQGRHRMNARTSSAQREDVIRRTIYVSDIDQLVTEEHLASLFLNCGPIVDCRICGDPNSVLRFAFIEFTDEEGARAALTLSGTMLGYYPVRVLPSKTAIAPVNPTFLPRSEDEREMCSRTVYCASIDKKVTQADVKLFFESLCGEVHRLRLLGDYNHSTRIAFVEFAVAESAIAALNCSGAIMGSFPIRVIPSKTPVRARAPPRIPMH
- the LOC120003983 gene encoding polyadenylate-binding protein-interacting protein 12-like isoform X1; its protein translation is MAVAENAGAKIESSNQNLDNTVVSSDSNVPNDLENPKPKSHTSIKSTKDSSLQAQNNDQNSHGNSHHQESTASVTASNGSTLKTQMENGHATANQSANGVKGVENGDDESFKDDMSDSVEILSKLNPMAQEFVPPSLANNHRYLGGTGFGYSNHIVVQTNSGGNNGHPNRRRNYNSQGRHRMNARTSSAQREDVIRRTIYVSDIDQLVTEEHLASLFLNCGPIVDCRICGDPNSVLRFAFIEFTDEVTEGARAALTLSGTMLGYYPVRVLPSKTAIAPVNPTFLPRSEDEREMCSRTVYCASIDKKVTQADVKLFFESLCGEVHRLRLLGDYNHSTRIAFVEFAVAESAIAALNCSGAIMGSFPIRVIPSKTPVRARAPPRIPMH
- the LOC120003983 gene encoding polyadenylate-binding protein-interacting protein 10-like isoform X3, encoding MAVAENAGAKIESSNQNLDNTVVSSDSNVPNDLENPKPKSHTSIKSTKDSSLQAQNNDQNSHGNSHHQESTASVTASNGSTLKTQMENGHATANQSANGVKGVENGDDESFKDDMSDSVEILSKLNPMAQEFVPPSLANNHRYLGGTGFGYSNHIVVQTNSGGNNGHPNRRRNYNSQGRHRMNARTSSAQREDVIRRTIYVSDIDQLVTEEHLASLFLNCGPIVDCRICGDPNSVLRFAFIEFTDEVTEGARAALTLSGTMLGYYPVRVLPSKTAIAPVNPTFLPRSEDEREMCSRTVYCASIDKKVTQADVKLFFESLCGEVHRLRLLGDYNHSTRIAFVEFAVIPVCPSLTTNYVSNYQFHEQL